A section of the Candidatus Methylomirabilis limnetica genome encodes:
- a CDS encoding PAS domain S-box protein, protein MSDKNISTALASYFDFYDLASVGYVSLNEQGLVLATNLTAAALMGIPRDDLVKQPISRFIFPEDQNIYSQHAVQLLETGIPQVYDLRMRKIDGTQFWAHLVAASAQNDDGSPLCHLVVSDITEYKRMAEELLESRTNFAAFMEHLPGFAYMKDGQGRHTFVNKALEQLFGVGREGWLGKTFEQLVPLPGAEKIRVVDEAVLASKSPHMEEETIIESGQKHTYLSSKFPIRQTDGSLALGGISMDITERKQAEEALRESEAKYRMLVDTMSEGLGVQDKNGLITFMNPRACKMLGYELEELIGKSTSIVFDEENQKLLRDQMAGRRSGVRKSYEIVWRRKDGGKVNTIVAPCPMFDENGDYTGSVAVFTDITVRKQAEEAQRVTAIQLAEKVEELERMQAHLVETERLRAMGQMAAGVAHDLNNGLMKILGQAQLMRLTLERGPVAAALQGVVGGARLLGSLARQEQAIADAAETVRKIRRATRPRDTKAFGPVSLGEIVEQVIAITQPRWKNQAEAAGVRITVQTALADTPPVLGHTVATVTSGEEGLTRLATTRFDMVMTDLGMPGMSGWEVAQAVKVRCPQLPVILVTGWGNVLEQAQLEESGVDVVLTKPYTVAQIKHALVQGFVLTQQGGATDLEPDCLPPSNV, encoded by the coding sequence TTGAGCGACAAAAATATCTCGACCGCCTTGGCGAGTTATTTCGACTTCTACGATCTGGCCTCGGTGGGGTATGTTTCCCTGAACGAACAGGGGCTGGTCCTGGCCACCAACCTCACGGCTGCGGCCCTGATGGGCATACCCCGGGACGATTTGGTGAAGCAACCCATCAGCCGGTTCATTTTTCCCGAAGACCAGAATATCTACTCCCAACACGCCGTACAACTCCTTGAAACTGGCATACCACAGGTTTACGATCTGCGGATGCGGAAAATAGACGGTACGCAATTCTGGGCGCATCTGGTGGCCGCCTCCGCTCAAAACGACGATGGGTCACCCTTGTGCCACCTCGTAGTGAGCGACATCACCGAGTACAAGCGGATGGCGGAGGAGCTCCTTGAGAGCAGGACCAACTTTGCAGCCTTCATGGAGCATCTCCCCGGCTTCGCCTACATGAAGGATGGGCAGGGCCGGCATACGTTTGTGAATAAAGCCCTGGAGCAACTCTTTGGCGTCGGCCGCGAGGGCTGGCTGGGCAAAACATTCGAGCAACTTGTTCCTCTACCGGGAGCAGAGAAAATCCGGGTGGTTGATGAAGCGGTTCTGGCCAGCAAGAGCCCGCACATGGAGGAAGAAACGATTATCGAGAGCGGGCAGAAGCACACCTATCTCTCATCAAAGTTTCCCATTCGCCAGACGGACGGTAGCCTTGCTCTGGGCGGCATCTCCATGGATATCACCGAACGTAAACAGGCGGAGGAGGCGCTGCGGGAGAGCGAGGCCAAATACCGCATGTTGGTGGACACCATGAGCGAAGGGTTGGGCGTCCAGGATAAGAACGGTTTGATTACTTTCATGAACCCACGGGCTTGTAAGATGCTGGGTTACGAATTGGAGGAGTTGATCGGCAAATCGACCTCCATTGTTTTTGACGAAGAAAACCAGAAGCTGCTCCGAGATCAGATGGCGGGTCGTCGCTCCGGTGTTCGGAAGAGTTATGAGATTGTCTGGCGTCGTAAGGATGGCGGGAAGGTCAACACGATTGTTGCGCCCTGTCCAATGTTCGACGAAAATGGAGATTATACTGGTAGTGTCGCGGTTTTCACCGACATCACCGTGCGCAAGCAGGCGGAGGAGGCACAGCGCGTGACCGCGATCCAGCTTGCAGAGAAGGTCGAGGAGTTGGAGCGGATGCAGGCCCACCTCGTCGAGACGGAACGGTTGCGCGCGATGGGCCAGATGGCGGCTGGGGTCGCCCACGACCTCAATAATGGGCTGATGAAGATCCTGGGACAAGCACAGCTCATGCGGCTCACCCTCGAGCGGGGGCCGGTGGCGGCTGCCCTGCAGGGTGTGGTGGGAGGCGCTCGCCTCCTGGGGAGCCTCGCGCGGCAAGAGCAGGCCATCGCCGACGCGGCTGAGACGGTTCGGAAGATCCGCAGGGCGACCCGCCCGAGGGACACGAAGGCGTTCGGACCGGTGTCGCTCGGCGAGATCGTCGAGCAGGTCATCGCGATCACTCAACCCCGCTGGAAGAACCAGGCAGAGGCAGCAGGGGTGCGGATCACAGTCCAGACAGCACTGGCCGATACGCCGCCAGTCCTGGGCCACACGGTGGCCACCGTGACGAGCGGCGAGGAGGGCCTCACGCGCCTCGCGACAACGCGCTTCGACATGGTCATGACTGACCTTGGGATGCCGGGGATGTCAGGGTGGGAGGTCGCCCAGGCGGTCAAGGTTCGCTGTCCCCAGCTTCCCGTGATCCTGGTCACCGGCTGGGGCAATGTGTTGGAGCAGGCCCAGCTTGAGGAATCGGGTGTGGACGTGGTTCTGACCAAGCCCTACACGGTGGCGCAGATCAAACACGCCCTCGTGCAGGGTTTCGTGCTCACCCAGCAGGGCGGGGCAACCGATCTTGAGCCAGACTG